Sequence from the Fibrobacter succinogenes genome:
ATGATGTTGGCGGCATCATAGCTAAGTCCACTTACTTTGTCTTCACCAGGTTCAACACCCCAACGAGCGGTGAAGTCCTTCACGAAGTTCGTGTAAGCGATATTTCCCTTGTTCATATCGAGGCTCGGGACACTGAAATAAGAACCTTCCACAAGGCGCTTGCCCTGGATCAAGAGTTCACGACCGTACCAGCCGGAAGTTCCAAGATATGTGCCGGAGACCTTGTTGAATGCGGCCTGGCTCACCATGGCGCCAGCATCGGCCGGGTTTGTTGCCGGGATAAAGAGGCCTGGGAAATCGCTAGTTGAATCGGCAAGGTAAAGCTTGCGATCTCTCGGATTCACGGTATTGAGGTCGCTCAAGCCCTTCGCAATATTGCGGCGGCGGTTCACCTGACTAAAACGGACGTCGCGGAGAAGATTGAATTCCGTCTTGTAGTCCGGACGGCCTTCTTCGTAATTGCGGAAACCGACAACGGCACCGCCACGGCGTTCAACAGCCTTGGTAAAGCTTTCGGACATTGCCGTACCGAATTCACCAAGCGGGCTCATCACGCCAAACTCGCGAATATCGAGGCACTTGATGGCAAAGTCAGCAATGGTCTGGGCGAGGTTGTCCATGGTGATATTCACCTGAAAAATGTTCGGACCAAGCTTTGCAATGCCTGCATCAGTAGCAGTCGGAGTAAGCATCGGCACGTGCTGGAAGTTACTGCCAAGCCATGCAGCCACGGACGTTGCCGGAGCACTCATGATCGGGCCTACAATAGCGATGATGCTATCCTGATTGACAGCGCGCTGCGTACGCATGAGGGCGATGGCGGCATCGGCATGCGTATCCTGGAAAATGATATTCACCTTGTCCTTGAGTCCGGCCTGTTCGTAAGCGAGGAGAGAACCCTGAACAGCGGCGGCGCCGAATTCGGCATAGTCGCCCGAAAGCGGAGCAAGAACGAGAACGGTCGGAAAACCTGCACCGAGACCTTCAAGAGCGCTGATTCCCTTCTTGGCGGTCTTCTGCAAATTCTCGGAGGAACTCGTCTTGAGAACCTTCTTGTACCAGTACCTTGCAGCGCGGTAACGCTTGGCATTCTGGCATTCACGGCCAATCTGGAGCTGCATCCAGCCCATCACTTCGCGATCGACAGGATACTTTTCAAGCAAAGACTGGAGCTGGTCTGCCGTAAGGAGCGAGGCAGCCAACGTCTGGATAACAACATCCTTAGCACGAGACCTTGCAGCCGGGTTGGTCGAATAAGAAAGCACACGGAGCATCGCTTCGACGCCATCGAACACGGAGCCCTTTTCGACATCGACAACGGCACGTGCAAGTTCCATACGTTCGCGGTAAGCGGACTTCACATGGTATTCCAAGAAGCGGGATGCCACATCGTGAGCATCGTCCTTCTTGCCGGTGCGCAAGTAGCATTCGGCGAGCATGACAGAAGCCTTTTCACCATCGAGCTTGCGGAACGAAGAGCTATAAATCTTTTGCAGCGGTGCAATTGCATCCGAGCAGCGGCCACTCTTGACCACCGACTTTACCTTTTCGACATCGTCCTGTGCAAAAACCGACGTCGAAAGCATTGCAGCTAAAAATAAAGGAAACAAGCGATTCATATTTAACCTCGCCGTCTTACTGGAAGCTATCGGCGGCCTCCTGTATTACAAAATGTTCTTTCTTGATTTGCTTTTGAAGAGATTCGGGGAGCTTGGACCAGTCGATAACATCAACACGGAACGGGAGTCCGCTTTCGACAAATGCCTTTTCCACCGAAGTCATGTCATCAAGGGCAATGGGGGAGTCCGAAATGACAACCAATTCCAAATCCGTTTCCGGGGTCAAATCCACACCCGTCACACGCGTACCGTACGCCCAGACTTCAAAGCCCTCAAAGTGGAGCCCAAGTATTCTCTGTACGGTTTCTAACTGATCCGATTCTAAACAAAGAGTCATAGTTCTTTCAAATATAGTTAATGTATTTTGACACTGAATGACATCAAAGTCTATCAGGCACAAAACGGAGGAACCAAATTTCGGTATCGCTACCGACACGGACAGGCGGTCCCCATGAATCAACACCGCTAGAGACTAGCCATTTGACCTGATCCAATTCTCCAAGACCATACGCAAGGCGCCAAACCCAGTTAATAATAACGGTTCCCGGGAAGAATTGACCGTTGTGAGTGTGACCGGACATGGCAAAGTCGGGGCGACGACCGGGATGTTCTTCTTCGATGCCGCGCGGCTGGTGATCCAAGAGCAGCCAGGGGAGTTTTGCAGCCTCCATCGGAGGGCGCAAGTCAAAAAGCGGCTTACGTTCGACATCGCGCATTTTGGCAACGCTGAAATCAACGCGAC
This genomic interval carries:
- a CDS encoding penicillin-binding protein activator; protein product: MNRLFPLFLAAMLSTSVFAQDDVEKVKSVVKSGRCSDAIAPLQKIYSSSFRKLDGEKASVMLAECYLRTGKKDDAHDVASRFLEYHVKSAYRERMELARAVVDVEKGSVFDGVEAMLRVLSYSTNPAARSRAKDVVIQTLAASLLTADQLQSLLEKYPVDREVMGWMQLQIGRECQNAKRYRAARYWYKKVLKTSSSENLQKTAKKGISALEGLGAGFPTVLVLAPLSGDYAEFGAAAVQGSLLAYEQAGLKDKVNIIFQDTHADAAIALMRTQRAVNQDSIIAIVGPIMSAPATSVAAWLGSNFQHVPMLTPTATDAGIAKLGPNIFQVNITMDNLAQTIADFAIKCLDIREFGVMSPLGEFGTAMSESFTKAVERRGGAVVGFRNYEEGRPDYKTEFNLLRDVRFSQVNRRRNIAKGLSDLNTVNPRDRKLYLADSTSDFPGLFIPATNPADAGAMVSQAAFNKVSGTYLGTSGWYGRELLIQGKRLVEGSYFSVPSLDMNKGNIAYTNFVKDFTARWGVEPGEDKVSGLSYDAANIIFSALAAVSGQDDDMTHYINATKDFKGIYGDIKFRHGANANTRIVTVNKGKFEVVTACEKQDVAEKNAKPKKKK
- a CDS encoding nucleotidyltransferase domain-containing protein, with protein sequence MTLCLESDQLETVQRILGLHFEGFEVWAYGTRVTGVDLTPETDLELVVISDSPIALDDMTSVEKAFVESGLPFRVDVIDWSKLPESLQKQIKKEHFVIQEAADSFQ